Proteins from a genomic interval of Corynebacterium freiburgense:
- a CDS encoding peptide deformylase, with protein sequence MTVRPIVIHGDPVLHNPTSPVTEPIAELQELIADMYETMDRAHGVGLAANQIGVSKRLFVYNCPDENGKYRRGCVINPVLETSEIPETMPNDNGDDDEGCLSVPGESFPTGRASWARVTGVDEHGEPVTVEGTGFFARCLQHEVGHLDGFLYTDTLIGRWKRQAKKTIKRNGWTTAGLTWLPGVDEDPFGHDEDVHE encoded by the coding sequence ATGACAGTTAGGCCCATTGTTATCCACGGCGACCCAGTACTCCATAACCCGACTTCGCCCGTTACTGAACCCATAGCAGAATTGCAAGAACTCATTGCAGATATGTACGAAACCATGGATCGAGCCCACGGCGTCGGGCTAGCCGCCAATCAAATCGGCGTAAGCAAACGTCTTTTCGTATATAACTGTCCCGATGAAAACGGGAAGTACCGGCGTGGTTGCGTAATTAATCCAGTGCTTGAAACCTCCGAAATTCCAGAAACAATGCCTAACGACAATGGCGACGATGACGAAGGCTGCCTTTCTGTTCCAGGTGAATCATTTCCCACTGGCCGAGCATCATGGGCGCGAGTAACTGGCGTGGATGAGCACGGTGAACCCGTAACCGTCGAGGGCACCGGATTCTTTGCACGATGTTTACAGCATGAAGTCGGACACCTTGATGGGTTCCTCTATACCGACACCCTGATTGGCCGCTGGAAGCGCCAAGCCAAAAAGACCATTAAGCGAAATGGTTGGACCACTGCAGGGCTTACATGGCTCCCCGGCGTAGACGAAGACCCATTCGGACATGACGAGGACGTCCATGAATAA
- a CDS encoding N-acetylglutamate synthase, CG3035 family, with protein MNKMWRKTTPEIGDRVIVRRRIPNTPGHITDVIGHVLSLDPLIVRPQAVGGLPSTAEAITIPQELVQVCKVLPPRRVRNSDIRAVEQATAAAFPGIEHIWHNGWLLRAGDGITERSNSAAPLGASAGLSEVPLEEIRAFYRSHNMPTRILIPDRIARSAEIVCANWKLGPEIVVMTRKLEETTVTELPPGFAFHVDTEPDKSWLNLYHFRGEPLPTHALNLLRDAIEGSMVFARLTHKNETVAITRGTITQSEDERHWLGYSAVEVAPDFRRRGLGTALGNAMLHWGQSSGAGQAYLQVIASNTAGIGLYKKLGFFEHHRHRYAEEG; from the coding sequence ATGAATAAGATGTGGCGAAAAACCACACCTGAAATCGGCGATCGTGTGATCGTTCGTCGCCGCATTCCCAATACACCCGGGCACATAACCGATGTCATTGGGCATGTTCTATCCCTCGACCCGCTTATTGTGCGTCCACAAGCAGTCGGCGGACTCCCCTCTACGGCGGAAGCGATCACTATCCCCCAAGAATTAGTGCAGGTATGTAAAGTCCTTCCCCCGCGACGCGTTCGAAATTCGGACATACGTGCGGTAGAACAGGCAACCGCTGCAGCCTTCCCAGGCATCGAACATATTTGGCACAATGGGTGGCTTTTAAGGGCCGGTGACGGTATTACAGAACGTTCAAATTCAGCTGCACCACTTGGAGCTTCAGCAGGACTTTCAGAAGTACCCTTAGAAGAAATCCGCGCCTTTTACCGTAGCCACAATATGCCTACAAGAATTCTTATTCCGGACCGAATTGCGCGTTCCGCAGAAATCGTCTGTGCGAATTGGAAGTTAGGCCCCGAAATTGTGGTGATGACTCGCAAATTAGAGGAAACTACCGTAACCGAATTACCGCCAGGATTCGCATTCCATGTGGATACCGAGCCCGATAAGTCCTGGTTGAATTTGTATCATTTCCGTGGTGAACCATTGCCCACGCATGCATTAAATCTGCTTAGGGATGCAATTGAGGGGTCAATGGTATTCGCCCGATTAACACATAAGAACGAAACTGTCGCAATTACCCGCGGCACGATTACCCAATCGGAAGATGAGCGCCACTGGTTGGGTTATTCCGCAGTGGAAGTCGCTCCAGATTTTCGACGCCGCGGCCTCGGCACCGCCCTCGGCAACGCAATGTTGCATTGGGGGCAATCTTCTGGTGCTGGGCAAGCATATTTACAAGTAATTGCATCAAATACCGCTGGTATAGGACTATATAAAAAACTGGGTTTCTTTGAGCACCATCGACACCGCTATGCGGAGGAAGGATAA
- a CDS encoding DUF3263 domain-containing protein, whose protein sequence is MTKLSAFDSSVLMFESTAPRCLGAKEVAIRNEFGVSTIRYHQYLNKLIDVPAAYAEHPQLVARLRRIRDNRSQRRAAAKL, encoded by the coding sequence ATGACTAAATTGAGCGCTTTCGATTCTTCGGTACTAATGTTCGAATCAACTGCGCCGCGGTGCTTGGGTGCGAAAGAAGTTGCTATTCGCAATGAATTTGGCGTGAGTACAATTCGATATCATCAATATTTAAATAAGCTTATCGACGTCCCGGCGGCATATGCAGAGCATCCGCAGCTGGTGGCACGACTCCGCCGAATTCGAGATAACCGCTCTCAGCGTCGAGCTGCCGCTAAACTCTAA
- a CDS encoding Na(+)/H(+) antiporter subunit C, with the protein MVANFFLLLTCGVLVASGAYLLLDRAMTRMLLGLLLMGNGLNLLMLTAGGKAGAPPIQGRNSALIAQDSDPLAQGMILTAIVISMAMTAFILALAYRQYRYRTADLIDNDSEDTALATRTTAAAPDRDASDDPLTGKPTASGDKFGPECFEAPVEKQVER; encoded by the coding sequence ATGGTTGCGAATTTCTTTTTGCTTCTCACTTGCGGCGTCCTCGTGGCTAGTGGAGCATACCTATTACTCGATCGTGCGATGACCCGTATGCTTTTGGGCTTATTACTTATGGGTAATGGCCTAAATTTACTCATGCTTACGGCTGGCGGTAAGGCTGGGGCTCCTCCTATTCAGGGCCGTAATTCGGCGCTCATTGCGCAGGATTCTGATCCACTTGCACAGGGCATGATCTTAACCGCGATTGTGATTTCTATGGCTATGACCGCGTTTATTTTGGCGTTGGCGTATCGGCAGTATCGTTATCGCACTGCGGATTTGATTGATAATGATTCTGAAGACACCGCATTGGCAACCCGCACCACGGCAGCAGCACCTGACCGTGATGCTTCAGACGATCCCCTTACTGGCAAACCAACCGCAAGCGGCGATAAATTCGGCCCGGAATGCTTCGAGGCTCCCGTGGAAAAGCAGGTGGAGCGATGA
- a CDS encoding glutamate--cysteine ligase, translating into MEQPFNSSPKPTLGIEWEVALVDPITRDLAPCADAVIARVNEAHPEIHLEKEFLKNTVEIVTGVHSNVPDAVAELRNGLSAVIEAAKQERVRVWASGSHPFSDWRTQPVSDKEIYKEIIERTQYWGRQMLIWGIHVHVGISDAERVWPIINALMTHYPHLLVLSASSPAWNGLDTGYASNRTMLYQQLPTAGAPFGFVDWAQWSEYMSDQAISGVINHTGAMHFDIRPAGKWGTIEVRVADATSTLRELSAVVALTHCLVVYYDRLIDRGEKLPSLQPWHIAENKWRAARYGLDAEIIVSRQTDEVLVKDDLIRMAGLLTPLARELGCEKEIAYIPSLIERGAAYQRQRELYESTGSWKAVVDATCDEVESLQ; encoded by the coding sequence ATGGAACAACCTTTTAACTCATCGCCAAAACCAACACTGGGCATCGAGTGGGAAGTCGCGCTTGTTGACCCCATAACCAGAGACCTTGCACCATGTGCAGATGCGGTAATTGCTCGTGTCAATGAAGCGCATCCAGAAATTCACCTTGAAAAAGAATTTTTGAAAAATACGGTGGAGATCGTTACTGGTGTGCATTCAAATGTTCCCGATGCAGTAGCAGAACTTCGCAATGGCCTAAGCGCCGTGATTGAAGCAGCAAAACAAGAGCGTGTGCGCGTCTGGGCGTCGGGAAGCCATCCATTTAGCGACTGGCGTACGCAGCCAGTATCGGATAAAGAAATTTATAAGGAGATTATCGAGCGTACCCAATACTGGGGCAGGCAAATGCTCATTTGGGGTATACACGTCCACGTTGGAATCTCCGATGCCGAACGCGTATGGCCAATTATCAATGCCCTTATGACGCACTACCCGCATTTGTTAGTGCTCTCTGCGAGCTCTCCGGCATGGAATGGGCTTGATACCGGCTACGCCTCGAACCGCACCATGCTCTACCAGCAACTTCCAACTGCTGGCGCGCCATTTGGTTTTGTTGATTGGGCGCAATGGTCCGAATATATGTCTGACCAAGCAATCTCCGGGGTAATTAACCACACCGGAGCAATGCATTTTGATATTCGCCCAGCTGGTAAATGGGGAACAATCGAAGTTCGCGTAGCAGATGCAACCAGTACACTGCGAGAACTATCTGCGGTGGTTGCCTTAACCCATTGCCTTGTTGTCTACTACGATCGCCTAATAGACAGGGGCGAAAAACTGCCATCTCTCCAACCGTGGCATATCGCCGAAAACAAATGGCGTGCTGCACGTTATGGCCTAGATGCTGAGATCATTGTTAGCCGGCAAACTGATGAAGTACTGGTCAAAGACGATCTTATCCGAATGGCGGGTTTGCTGACCCCATTGGCCCGCGAACTGGGATGCGAAAAAGAAATCGCCTATATTCCAAGCTTGATTGAGCGTGGTGCTGCATATCAACGCCAACGTGAGCTTTATGAGTCCACAGGTTCCTGGAAGGCAGTTGTAGATGCGACCTGCGATGAAGTGGAAAGTCTGCAATAA
- a CDS encoding monovalent cation/H+ antiporter complex subunit F, with protein sequence MDYYTIGLALASAIFLLSLLITGYRLLVGPNSLDRLVALDATAAMIQCALAVYICWTIDTTVSNTMMVVALLGFIGTVALTRFRKRDDAS encoded by the coding sequence ATGGATTATTACACCATTGGATTAGCACTAGCTAGCGCTATCTTCCTGCTCTCGCTACTTATTACGGGATACCGCCTGCTTGTTGGACCGAATTCTTTAGACCGGCTGGTAGCACTTGACGCCACCGCAGCAATGATCCAGTGTGCACTCGCTGTATATATTTGCTGGACCATAGATACTACTGTTTCTAACACTATGATGGTTGTCGCCTTGCTCGGTTTTATTGGCACCGTTGCGCTTACGCGATTCCGGAAACGAGATGATGCGTCATGA
- a CDS encoding LytR C-terminal domain-containing protein produces the protein MSKPEQKPTAEPRLPLRGLAMILLAIGALFIAWGVFMLSQGAETAPTETNNAQAAPSSSIGQATTAQQTPTSNEQQAVATSETQQTEKSSESPVSGNEVQSGGEPIHVLNNSTIQGLGQRVADEVGKHNFDVAEVGNHSETTFPSSVVYFTQGKDKEEKTARALADKLGITAAPRGSELENAPTGVVLVVTQDLNR, from the coding sequence ATGAGTAAGCCAGAGCAGAAGCCCACAGCCGAGCCGCGGTTACCGTTACGCGGACTCGCAATGATCCTCCTGGCGATTGGGGCACTTTTTATCGCCTGGGGAGTATTTATGTTGTCTCAAGGTGCTGAAACTGCCCCGACTGAGACAAATAACGCCCAAGCTGCCCCAAGTAGTTCCATTGGTCAAGCGACTACTGCGCAGCAAACACCAACTTCTAACGAGCAGCAAGCAGTAGCAACTAGCGAAACCCAACAAACGGAAAAATCAAGCGAATCACCAGTATCTGGCAATGAGGTCCAATCCGGAGGTGAGCCCATACATGTTTTGAATAATTCAACAATTCAAGGACTGGGTCAGCGCGTTGCCGACGAAGTTGGTAAACATAATTTCGATGTCGCGGAAGTCGGAAACCACTCCGAAACTACGTTCCCATCATCGGTTGTGTACTTCACACAAGGGAAAGATAAAGAGGAAAAAACCGCCCGCGCCCTTGCCGATAAACTCGGGATTACGGCTGCGCCACGCGGCTCCGAATTGGAAAATGCACCAACTGGTGTAGTCCTTGTAGTCACTCAAGACCTGAATCGCTAA
- a CDS encoding Na+/H+ antiporter subunit A produces the protein MITLLTALALSSCIAPLLVLRMGNRAFGVLALVPAAGFFWTVSLFQSEFRIQEFHFDWFPAANLGIDFRLDALAALFCLIILGIGALVLVYSWGYFEFTRRRLSVFAMQMAAFAFAMVGLVISDSLLLMYVFWEITSILSFLLVGYYGERASSRRAAGQALMVTTLGGLAMLMGIVMLGQQTGVWTFSELAEYKNLYSTPNVRIAVVLLLAGALSKSAIAPAHFWLPGAMAAPTPVSAYLHSAAMVKAGIYLVARLSPTLSVIPAWHLVVIPCGIFTMIMAGWMALRQHDLKLILAYGTVSQLGFIVSIVGTGSRAAMLAGLAVTVAHACFKACLFMVVGAIDHAAGTRDIRKLDGLGAKQPGLAIIATVAAASMAGIAPALGFVAKEQVLDVLIYEQALVGMPAKLTLAGAVIGSVLTVAYSLYFLYGAFGTKQKTSPAVENMHHILPNLWIPPLLLAVLSVAFGVMPKPVDTVIGTHIAQTFGSSSSDHHLALWHGFTPVLALTCAIIAIGSVLYWQRVTVAKFHFQKPALGSADAAYDLVIQSLHKLSLKMTAITQRGSLPLNEAIILGTLVLFPLITLIGGRRNTIRMELWDTPVQGFMAVLIMVAAIAATVLRNRLSALIMVGLTGYGISILFAIHGAPDLALTQMLVETISMVVFVLVLRKLPSNAPTPQGYIRLRAWLAVAVGLTVTILGAFAISARNTTPVSDVIPKLAKEIGHGANAVNVLLVDIRAWDTFGEISVLVIVATGVASLVYRTRSFTRASRRPILRLGGSPWLATNAPDAGANRNRSLMVEVSTRVLFSSMILLSLYFFFAGHNAPGGGFAGGLVAALAFTLRYLAGGRHELDEAIPIDAGRILGVGLLLSAAAAITPVAFGYPPLTSTVWDIPLPWIGEVHIVSAMFFDAGVYLIVIGLVLHILRSLGAQLDIDEEMRKQRARDRARRLARKES, from the coding sequence GTGATTACTCTTCTTACCGCTTTAGCTTTAAGTTCATGCATTGCCCCTTTATTGGTTCTCCGCATGGGGAATCGAGCTTTCGGGGTTTTAGCGCTAGTTCCTGCAGCCGGGTTTTTTTGGACTGTTTCGCTGTTTCAAAGTGAGTTTCGTATACAGGAGTTTCATTTTGATTGGTTCCCGGCAGCGAATTTGGGAATTGATTTTCGGCTAGATGCCCTCGCAGCGCTATTTTGCCTAATTATTTTAGGTATTGGCGCTTTGGTCTTGGTTTATTCCTGGGGCTACTTCGAGTTCACACGCCGTAGGCTTTCGGTATTTGCCATGCAGATGGCAGCCTTTGCATTTGCCATGGTCGGCTTGGTTATTTCGGATAGCTTGCTATTAATGTACGTGTTTTGGGAAATCACGTCGATTTTGTCGTTTTTGCTGGTTGGGTATTACGGCGAGCGGGCTTCGTCTCGGCGCGCCGCTGGTCAGGCATTGATGGTAACCACACTTGGTGGTTTAGCAATGCTTATGGGCATTGTGATGCTGGGGCAGCAAACTGGGGTGTGGACCTTTAGTGAGCTCGCCGAATATAAGAATTTATATAGCACGCCGAATGTTCGCATTGCAGTTGTATTGTTGCTGGCAGGCGCGCTTTCGAAGTCGGCTATTGCTCCGGCGCACTTTTGGTTGCCTGGCGCGATGGCTGCGCCAACTCCAGTAAGTGCATATTTGCATTCAGCGGCGATGGTGAAGGCTGGAATTTACTTGGTGGCCCGGTTATCACCAACATTGTCGGTTATTCCGGCTTGGCATTTGGTGGTGATTCCCTGCGGTATTTTCACCATGATTATGGCTGGCTGGATGGCTTTGCGCCAGCATGATTTAAAGCTAATTCTTGCCTACGGCACTGTTTCACAGCTTGGTTTTATTGTGTCTATTGTTGGTACTGGTTCTCGTGCCGCAATGCTTGCTGGGCTCGCAGTTACGGTCGCACATGCGTGTTTTAAGGCTTGTTTGTTTATGGTAGTTGGTGCGATCGATCATGCTGCCGGAACACGGGATATTCGAAAACTTGATGGCTTGGGGGCAAAACAACCAGGATTAGCGATTATTGCTACTGTTGCTGCAGCATCGATGGCGGGGATTGCACCAGCACTTGGCTTTGTGGCTAAGGAACAAGTGCTTGATGTTTTAATATATGAGCAAGCACTTGTAGGCATGCCAGCGAAGTTAACATTGGCCGGTGCAGTGATTGGTTCGGTACTTACGGTCGCCTATAGTTTGTACTTCCTCTACGGGGCATTTGGCACTAAGCAGAAAACCAGCCCTGCTGTAGAAAATATGCACCATATTTTGCCTAATCTATGGATCCCACCGCTATTATTGGCTGTTCTTTCTGTGGCTTTTGGTGTGATGCCGAAGCCGGTGGATACAGTGATCGGTACGCATATAGCGCAGACCTTCGGGTCGTCGTCAAGCGATCATCATTTAGCGTTATGGCACGGTTTTACGCCAGTACTTGCGCTTACATGTGCGATTATTGCAATCGGTTCGGTGTTATATTGGCAGCGCGTAACGGTGGCTAAGTTCCATTTCCAAAAACCAGCATTAGGCAGCGCGGATGCCGCATATGACCTAGTGATTCAAAGCTTGCATAAGCTTTCGCTCAAAATGACTGCAATTACACAACGCGGCTCATTGCCGCTCAATGAAGCCATTATTTTGGGAACGCTAGTACTATTCCCACTTATTACGCTGATTGGCGGCAGGCGCAATACCATTCGGATGGAATTGTGGGACACACCTGTGCAGGGCTTTATGGCGGTATTGATTATGGTCGCCGCCATCGCTGCAACGGTGCTGCGGAACCGGCTTTCCGCACTGATTATGGTGGGGTTGACGGGGTACGGCATTTCAATTCTTTTTGCTATTCATGGCGCCCCGGATCTTGCGTTGACACAAATGCTTGTAGAAACCATTTCTATGGTTGTGTTTGTCCTGGTATTGCGCAAGCTTCCCAGTAATGCCCCGACTCCGCAGGGGTATATTCGGCTGCGGGCGTGGCTTGCTGTTGCTGTCGGGCTTACGGTGACTATTTTGGGCGCATTTGCAATAAGCGCCCGGAATACCACTCCGGTTTCTGATGTGATTCCAAAGCTGGCTAAGGAAATTGGACATGGCGCAAATGCAGTAAATGTCCTGCTCGTGGATATTCGTGCATGGGATACCTTTGGCGAGATTTCCGTATTAGTAATTGTGGCAACCGGCGTTGCATCATTGGTGTACCGCACTCGCAGCTTTACGCGCGCTTCTCGACGCCCCATCCTCCGCCTCGGCGGTAGCCCTTGGCTGGCCACAAATGCGCCCGATGCCGGTGCAAACCGCAATCGCTCCCTAATGGTCGAAGTTAGTACTCGCGTGCTTTTTAGCAGCATGATCTTGTTGAGTTTGTATTTCTTCTTCGCCGGGCATAATGCTCCAGGTGGCGGTTTTGCTGGTGGTTTGGTGGCTGCCTTGGCGTTTACATTGCGGTATTTAGCTGGTGGACGTCATGAACTCGATGAAGCAATTCCAATCGACGCTGGGCGTATCCTCGGCGTCGGCTTATTGTTGTCTGCTGCTGCCGCCATAACCCCTGTGGCATTTGGGTATCCACCGCTCACAAGCACGGTTTGGGATATTCCGCTGCCCTGGATCGGCGAAGTCCATATTGTGTCCGCCATGTTCTTTGATGCCGGTGTGTACCTCATTGTTATTGGATTGGTACTTCATATTTTGCGTAGTTTGGGCGCCCAACTGGATATTGATGAAGAAATGCGTAAACAACGTGCCCGGGATCGTGCTCGCCGTCTTGCCCGAAAGGAGTCTTAG
- the mnhG gene encoding monovalent cation/H(+) antiporter subunit G, translating into MMNILSLFFLLCGALLALSAAIGLVRFRDTMSRLHAVTKPQTLGLICTITGTILRVLDYEKLGPGERGDMGVLFLIILFALLTAPVVAQRVGRIARKEGLYEEDYLSRDDTDGKKPARKHV; encoded by the coding sequence ATGATGAATATATTGAGTTTATTTTTCCTGCTCTGCGGGGCACTTCTCGCATTATCTGCGGCAATCGGATTAGTACGGTTCCGTGACACTATGTCACGCCTTCATGCGGTGACTAAACCTCAAACATTAGGGTTAATTTGCACGATTACAGGAACGATTTTGCGTGTTCTTGATTATGAAAAACTCGGCCCTGGCGAACGCGGTGATATGGGAGTACTCTTTCTGATTATTCTTTTTGCCCTGCTCACCGCACCCGTGGTAGCACAACGTGTAGGACGTATAGCCCGCAAAGAGGGACTATATGAAGAGGATTATCTTTCTCGGGATGACACCGACGGGAAAAAACCCGCTCGAAAACACGTCTAA
- a CDS encoding Na+/H+ antiporter subunit E yields the protein MSRVRPFSILWLTVMWVLMWGELSIGNVAAGFFLAVLITFSLPLPKLPVNVQKIRWIPLLGLLLEFCKDLVFSSLHVAWIAMRSSPQPPAAFVKVPMRVADDLVFAFAVGILNLQPGGTVSDFDLDTQEITVHLLNGSSQKAIEQEISNINQLETRLNQIFVAR from the coding sequence ATGAGTCGTGTACGCCCATTTTCAATCCTCTGGCTTACTGTCATGTGGGTTTTAATGTGGGGTGAATTGTCTATTGGTAATGTGGCCGCCGGATTCTTCCTTGCCGTACTCATTACATTTTCCCTCCCTTTGCCCAAACTACCCGTAAATGTACAAAAAATTCGCTGGATACCGCTTCTAGGCTTATTACTAGAATTTTGCAAGGACCTAGTGTTTTCTTCACTGCATGTCGCTTGGATTGCCATGCGTTCCTCGCCTCAGCCTCCAGCGGCCTTCGTGAAAGTTCCAATGCGTGTAGCAGATGACTTAGTGTTCGCATTCGCTGTGGGGATCCTCAATTTGCAGCCAGGTGGCACCGTAAGCGATTTCGATTTAGATACGCAGGAAATCACTGTGCATTTGCTTAATGGCTCATCGCAGAAAGCAATCGAGCAAGAAATTTCCAATATCAACCAGCTGGAAACCCGGCTCAACCAGATTTTCGTTGCGAGGTAA
- a CDS encoding Na+/H+ antiporter subunit D — protein sequence MNYLIPLPIILPAIGAALTLVTPNRIVQRAIALMTLTGLIALTVTLVMLVDARGTQVVQIGGWDAPVGITLVADRLSALMLAVSALVLFTVMWYAIAQGVRDGSKDEPVAVFMPAYLLLSMGVNMSFLAGDLFNLYVGFEVFLVASYVLLTLGASPGRVRAGVSYVMVSMLSSLVFLLALALIYAAVGTMNMAQISLRMEEIPAGTRGALFAVLLVAFGIKAAVFPLYSWLPDSYPTAPALVTAVFAGLLTKVGVYSIIRLRSVVFTDGRLDNWLMWAALATMIVGILGAMAQNDIKRLLSFTLVSHIGYMVMGISLGSALGLSGAIFYAVHHILVQTALFLVVGLIERQAGSSSLRRLGSLAYTSPLLAALYLLPALNLGGIPPFSGFLGKLLLLEAAAENGGTMAWLLVGGALITSLLTLYTMTLVWAKAFWRDRSDAPDGAMAFAQPRPLTETVNMVPVSERPDVGRMPVGMVLPTAILVSVSLAVTLLAGPISGITGRSADSAQDVNNYRNAVLGTEISAPGRTLPTGAEK from the coding sequence ATGAATTACCTTATTCCATTGCCGATTATTTTGCCGGCAATTGGTGCTGCATTGACACTGGTTACTCCCAACCGGATTGTGCAACGCGCTATTGCATTAATGACGCTGACTGGGCTTATCGCCTTGACTGTTACGCTCGTAATGCTTGTAGACGCCCGCGGTACCCAGGTTGTCCAGATAGGTGGCTGGGACGCACCCGTAGGTATCACACTCGTTGCAGACCGTCTTTCCGCACTCATGCTCGCGGTCAGTGCCCTCGTACTGTTTACCGTTATGTGGTATGCCATTGCCCAGGGTGTGCGAGACGGCAGCAAAGATGAACCAGTAGCCGTCTTTATGCCAGCGTACTTGCTGCTTAGTATGGGCGTGAATATGAGTTTCCTTGCGGGGGACTTATTTAACCTCTATGTGGGTTTTGAGGTGTTCCTGGTGGCTTCCTATGTATTGCTTACACTCGGCGCTTCCCCAGGGCGTGTTCGCGCAGGTGTTTCCTATGTCATGGTATCTATGCTGAGTTCGCTAGTATTTCTGCTGGCACTTGCACTGATTTATGCCGCTGTAGGCACTATGAATATGGCGCAAATTTCGCTTCGTATGGAAGAAATACCAGCTGGAACTCGGGGCGCTTTATTTGCCGTACTTTTGGTCGCCTTTGGCATTAAAGCTGCAGTATTTCCCCTTTATTCTTGGCTCCCAGACTCCTACCCCACCGCACCCGCCCTAGTGACCGCCGTTTTTGCGGGGTTACTTACAAAGGTAGGCGTATATTCCATTATTCGCTTACGCTCCGTTGTATTTACTGATGGCCGTCTGGATAACTGGCTTATGTGGGCTGCCCTAGCAACAATGATTGTGGGAATCCTCGGTGCAATGGCTCAAAACGATATTAAACGGCTATTGTCGTTTACACTGGTCAGCCATATTGGCTATATGGTTATGGGCATTTCTCTTGGTTCCGCCCTCGGGCTTTCTGGCGCTATTTTCTATGCGGTCCACCACATTCTTGTACAAACTGCATTATTCCTAGTGGTCGGCCTTATAGAACGTCAAGCGGGCTCTTCCTCCCTCCGACGTTTGGGGTCGTTGGCCTACACATCACCTTTATTAGCAGCCCTCTACCTGTTACCAGCGCTTAATCTTGGTGGTATTCCGCCATTCTCCGGTTTCTTGGGCAAGCTTTTACTCCTTGAAGCTGCTGCCGAAAACGGTGGAACTATGGCATGGCTGCTCGTAGGCGGCGCTTTAATTACATCTCTACTTACCTTGTACACAATGACGCTGGTATGGGCTAAGGCATTTTGGCGCGACCGTTCCGATGCTCCGGACGGCGCTATGGCATTTGCGCAACCACGACCACTTACCGAAACAGTGAATATGGTGCCGGTTTCGGAGCGTCCAGATGTTGGCCGTATGCCAGTAGGTATGGTGCTGCCAACAGCAATCTTGGTCTCTGTTTCCTTGGCAGTCACGCTTTTAGCGGGACCGATCTCTGGCATTACTGGACGTTCCGCAGACTCCGCACAAGACGTAAATAATTACCGTAATGCAGTACTTGGCACTGAGATCTCTGCACCTGGTCGAACACTACCTACAGGAGCGGAAAAATGA